CCCGTGGTCACGCAGCGTCCGCATCATCCGGTTCACATGGACGCCGGTCAGACCAAGCGCCTCCCCCACATGCGTTTGGGTCAGGTTCAGCGCAAATTCGCGATGCGGCAGGTCAACCGCCTGGTACCGACACGATAATTCGCACAGGAGATGGGCGACCCTCGCCAGGGCACTGCGCCGGCCGATGGTCAGCAGCCATTCGCAGCCGATCTGCGCATCCGCCACGCAGTCGCGCCACAAAGCTCGCGCCAGCGTGGGGGAACGCTCTGCAGCACGATGCAGGATGTCGTGAGGGATGAGCAGGATCGTCGCCGACACCGTCGATTGCAACGGAGCGGTCACCACGGGCAGGACCGCCGAATGCAGATCGGCCATGTCGCCGGGAATGAAGAGCGCCGTCAGTTGCCGATGCCCGTCCGGCGCCTGACCGAAGCGAGCGACGATTCCGTCGACCACCAGGCACGAATGCTGCGTCCGCTCGCCAAGTCGGACGATATCGCGCGACGATGCGTAGCGCCGTATCTGCCCGGGCAGGCCCATGACCGCCTCGCGGTCGGAATTGGTCAGGGGTGAACGGATCTCCAGGCGGCGCAGCCACCGCGACAAAGCTTCATGCCCCTCGGTCATCGGCGTGCGATAGCGGAACGTTTCGGCTGCGTGATTGATCGAAGTCATAGGCAGGACCGCCGGATCATCTGCACTTCGATGGCGTCGAGCGAAGAGCCAGCGTACTCCACCATGTTCCCGGTCGCGCCGGCGTTGGTTCTGGATCGAAAGCGGCAGTTCTCCATGACAGGCGCAACGTGCAAACCGATGCTATGATCCCGATCAAAAGCGCCGGTTTTGGACGGAACGGCGAGCCGAAGCCGACGTTCGCCGAAGTCCCGGCAGTTCCGCCGGCTTCGGACACCCATCTTGCTGCAGCCGCCGCCTACGCCCGCCCCGACCATCGCGCCCCCCGCCCCTGCGGCGACCGCCATTCAACTGATCGCGGCAAAGTCGCCCGCGGGAGTAATCTTCGTCGCGCGCGATCATGGTCGCGCGGATGCGATCGCGGCGGTCGTGCGAGCGTTCGCGCCCGACCGTACGGTCGTTCTCTATCCAGCCAGCGACACCTTGCCCGGCGAAGCCGGCGCGTCCGCCGAAAATATCGGTGCGCGCGTCTCCGCCCTCCACGCGCTGCACGGCCGTGGCAAGACCGGCCCCATTCTGATCGTTCCCGTCGGCGCGACACTGGACCGTATCGCCGCGCCTGACGCGTTCACGGCAGAGCCGCCCCATCTGACCATCGGTCAGTCGATCGACGGCGATGCCTTTCGCGACCTCGCGCAAGACATCGGCTACCGCGACGATGACCGGGTCGACGAACCGGGCGAGTTTGCGGTGCGGGGACGAGCAATCGACGTCTACCCGGTTGACGCGAACTGCCCCGCTCGGATCACTCTCGATGACGACGGTCGCATCCTCAGCATCGACTGGTATGACGCGCTGACGCAACGAAGCACTGCGTCGTGCGAGCGACTGGCGATCGGCCGGGCGGCAGAGCCCGACGCGGAGCGCAGCACGACCATTCTCGATCATCTGCCGGACGCCGCCGTGATGCTCGACGTTGGGGTCGACGATCGTCGCGATCGGCTGGTCGCGCTGGCAAGCGACACCGCGCGTGGAAAGGCGCGGCCGGTCACCGCACACGACTGGCAATCGGCTCTGTCTGCGCGTGACGTCCTTGCGCTCGTTGCCGACGATGCACCGCCCCCGCCCCGATTCGTCGAGCGCAAGGATCCGACCGCCGCCTTTGCGCGCTTCGCCCGCGCGACGCTTACGGAAGGGCCGTTGGCTGTCGCCGGCGTGCCACGGGATCTGCGCTTTCTCAAGCCGCGGCTTGCAAAGCGGTTGAAGACCACCATCGGCGACGCGGCCGGTTGGTCGGCCATTGCCAAGGCCAAGGCGGGAGAGGTTCTCGCTATCTCCGCGCCCTTGGCTCGCGGTTTCGTCGCAGGACGCGTGACCGTCGTCGCTGCCGCCGACCTGCTCGGCGGGCGTGCAGGTCGGAACGATCGCGCCGCCGATGGGCTTGCCGCACTATCGAACGGCGATGTCGCGATCGGCGATCTCGTGGTGCATGAGCGTTACGGTATCGGCCGCGTGCTTGGACTGGAACGATTGGCCGACGGCGACGAGGGGATCGCCCTGGAATATGCCCGTGGCGGACGGCGTGTGGTCGGGCTGGCCGAGGCCGACCGACTGTGGCGATACGGCGCGGACGGCGATGCGGTGGCGCTCGACAGTCTCGACGGATCCAGCTGGGACAAACGGCGCGCCGACATCGATCGGGCGATCGCCGAAAGTGCGCGGGCACTCGCCAAGGTTGCCGAAGAGCGCGCGGCGCTGACGACGGACCCGATCACACCCGACGCGGCGGCGTATGAGAAATTCGCCGCATCCTTCCCGTTCACCGAAACGCCCGATCAGGCCCGCGCCATCGCCGCGATTCGCGCGGACCTGGCGTCGGGCAAGCCGATGGATCGTCTGGTCGTCGGCGACGTCGGCTATGGCAAGACCGAAGTCGCCCTGCGCGCCGCTGCGATGGTCGCGCTGGCCGGGCGGCAGGTGGTCGTTGCCGCACCGACGACGGTGCTGGTCCGCCAGCACCTCGACACCTTTCGCAAGCGTTTCGCCGACACGGGGATCGAAGTCGCCTCGCTTTCCCGCCTGTCGAGCGCAGCGGAGGCGAAGCGCGTGAAGGCGGGGCTTGCCGACGGGTCGATCCGCATCGTCGTCGGCACCGCGGCGGTGGCTGGCAAGGGCGTGACCTTCGCCGACTTGGCGCTGGTCGCGATCGACGAGGAGCAGCGGTTCGGGGCGGCGCAAAAGGCCAAGCT
The nucleotide sequence above comes from Roseomonas aeriglobus. Encoded proteins:
- a CDS encoding DEAD/DEAH box helicase produces the protein MLQPPPTPAPTIAPPAPAATAIQLIAAKSPAGVIFVARDHGRADAIAAVVRAFAPDRTVVLYPASDTLPGEAGASAENIGARVSALHALHGRGKTGPILIVPVGATLDRIAAPDAFTAEPPHLTIGQSIDGDAFRDLAQDIGYRDDDRVDEPGEFAVRGRAIDVYPVDANCPARITLDDDGRILSIDWYDALTQRSTASCERLAIGRAAEPDAERSTTILDHLPDAAVMLDVGVDDRRDRLVALASDTARGKARPVTAHDWQSALSARDVLALVADDAPPPPRFVERKDPTAAFARFARATLTEGPLAVAGVPRDLRFLKPRLAKRLKTTIGDAAGWSAIAKAKAGEVLAISAPLARGFVAGRVTVVAAADLLGGRAGRNDRAADGLAALSNGDVAIGDLVVHERYGIGRVLGLERLADGDEGIALEYARGGRRVVGLAEADRLWRYGADGDAVALDSLDGSSWDKRRADIDRAIAESARALAKVAEERAALTTDPITPDAAAYEKFAASFPFTETPDQARAIAAIRADLASGKPMDRLVVGDVGYGKTEVALRAAAMVALAGRQVVVAAPTTVLVRQHLDTFRKRFADTGIEVASLSRLSSAAEAKRVKAGLADGSIRIVVGTAAVAGKGVTFADLALVAIDEEQRFGAAQKAKLAALGAGHSLLLSATPIPRTLQSALIGLQAVSVIATPPARRQPIRTVVGQFDDATVRAALLREEARGGQSFVVVPRIEDIAPLEAKLRRLVPELGLVVAHGKLPAAEIDEVMTGFAAGDGSVLLATNIIEAGLDVPRANTMIVHRADRFGLAQLHQLRGRVGRGGRRGQILLTTETGKTIANRTLKRLETLQAFDRLGAGFAISAQDLDMRGAGDLLGEEQAGHMKLIGIDLYQHLLTHALRAARGDPAPTPLPDLTLGAVGHLPEDWVPEASVRLSLYMRLVRIADAADLDAFEEELEDRFGALPPPALRLIAWMRVRLLAHAAGVAAIAGGPAAIAFTPVDRKADWAAAGLAEKDGRWIDATAIPDDDARLERVGEVLEALQEG
- a CDS encoding Crp/Fnr family transcriptional regulator is translated as MTSINHAAETFRYRTPMTEGHEALSRWLRRLEIRSPLTNSDREAVMGLPGQIRRYASSRDIVRLGERTQHSCLVVDGIVARFGQAPDGHRQLTALFIPGDMADLHSAVLPVVTAPLQSTVSATILLIPHDILHRAAERSPTLARALWRDCVADAQIGCEWLLTIGRRSALARVAHLLCELSCRYQAVDLPHREFALNLTQTHVGEALGLTGVHVNRMMRTLRDHGLIATDGNMLHILDWNGLAAAGEFDPGYLHLRRETDH